The following proteins come from a genomic window of Rutidosis leptorrhynchoides isolate AG116_Rl617_1_P2 chromosome 10, CSIRO_AGI_Rlap_v1, whole genome shotgun sequence:
- the LOC139873618 gene encoding histone H4, protein MSGRGKGGKGLGKGGAKRHRKVLRDNIQGITKPAIRRLARRGGVKRISGLIYEETRGVLKIFLENVIRDAVTYTEHARRKTVTAMDVVYALKRQGRTLYGFGG, encoded by the coding sequence ATGTCAGGACGTGGTAAGGGAGGGAAAGGATTAGGAAAGGGAGGAGCAAAGCGACATCGTAAAGTTCTTCGTGATAACATTCAAGGAATCACAAAACCTGCAATTCGAAGGTTAGCTCGTAGAGGGGGTGTGAAGCGTATCAGCGGTCTGATCTACGAAGAGACACGTGGTGTTCTCAAGATCTTTCTAGAGAATGTGATTAGAGATGCCGTTACTTACACTGAGCATGCTCGTAGGAAAACTGTTACTGCTATGGATGTCGTTTATGCCTTAAAACGACAGGGACGTACTCTGTACGGATTCGGAGGTTGA